One genomic segment of Gadus chalcogrammus isolate NIFS_2021 chromosome 3, NIFS_Gcha_1.0, whole genome shotgun sequence includes these proteins:
- the nol11 gene encoding nucleolar protein 11-like: protein MAALYEGYTLCALLKTPNSIVSGINGIEVDSDIDHVVVTDSTRSVTLYKVSDQKPLGSWTLKQGQSLSCPAVYNAVTKEYVSVSDGKVIRVWKAEDLLLDKAFKATLSANVWRVHAVPGGGLFVLFVRGAVRLLDDVLAAPQQPIEEVLGQEENIRWSATVTAETQHFVIFTTEQNSCHFLYVQRLKPNSLQKFSLEPQGPAPQEAQAPLSFSACYQEGHIRLLCLYPDGHVYQSLVSMRGPPALPLGGAAPLPRTQLLGLHVGGALLEAASAIYLDDCHVAVVGAPHPAAGPGTNFLCIWNTNFQTLQAGKEIPGKVYGQLWSYAGKLFIPHGRSLTVIPYECPTSSLATALGKLKRAGSRDSRVPACIPSWSSLLDERTPSDPIESSQNKAKPVQASSAGLADHVLELVETATVEAIQREVEALLSRVDPQDLHPWLGQLACSLVSRSSTDPPFYPASVLAALVRTGSLCHSVCPELLLLALEKRDYLLAQLCLQAFPDVPENITCCCLKTFLSAPEAEVQTACLEPSSLSFMETHSAPQRGIERNGFTSTGGGPEPEKPSSPPIHTCPLGVHKAVLLNEVIQTPYSDAFLLPHLKDLSPQQLMLFLQYLHFLYLQYSQDSFKQEDKSIAPTLTQIMDWVCLLLDAHFTVLVMTPEARGLLVNLHIFVRSQVRFCSELGKLEGSLQEIQTLRRQKEMGQYCIQVIKIF from the exons ATGGCGGCGCTGTATGAGGGTTACACGTTGTGCGCTCTGCTCAAAACTCCCAATTCAATCGTTTCAGGAATTAATGGAATTGAAGTAGATAGCGACATTGATCATGTTGTTGTCACCGATTCAACAAGATCGGTCACCCTATATAAG GTGTCCGACCAGAAGCCCTTGGGGAGCTGGACCCTCAAACAAGGACAGAGTCTGTCGTGTCCTGCGGTCTACAACGCCGTGACCAAGGAGTATGTGAGCGTTTCAGACGGAAAG GTGATCCGGGTTTGGAAAGCAGAAGACCTGCTGTTGGACAAAGCATTTAAAGCGACG CTGTCCGCCAACGTGTGGAGGGTCCACGCTGTCCCAGGGGGAGGTCTGTTCGTGCTGTTTGTGCGAGGAGCGGTCAGGCTCCTGGACGATGTCCTTGCTGCCCCCCAGCAGCCCATAGAGGAGGTTCTTGGCCAGGAGGAGAACATCAG GTGGAGTGCTACCGTAACAGCAGAGACGCAGCATTTTGTCATCTTCACAACAGAACAG AACAGCTGTCATTTCCTGTACGTGCAGAGACTGAAACCCAACAGCCTACAGAAGTTCAGCCTGGAGCCACAGGGGCCGGCCCCCCAAGAGGCCCAGGCCCCTCTCAGCTTCTCCGCCTGCTACCAGGAGGGCCACATCCGCCTCCTGTGCCTGT aCCCCGACGGCCACGTCTACCAGAGCCTGGTGTCGATGCGTGGGCCACCTGCCCTGCCCCTAGGGGGTGCTGCCCCCCTGCCCCGGACCCAGCTGCTGGGCCTGCATGTTGGGGGGGCCCTGCTGGAGGCCGCCTCCGCCATCTACCTGGACGACTGCCACGTGGCCGTGGTGGGGGCCCCCCACCCTGCGGCCGGACCCGGCACCA ACTTCCTTTGCATCTGGAATACCAACTTCCAGACTCTCCAGGCTGGGAAGGAAATTCCAGGCAAAGTCTATGGACAG CTGTGGAGTTACGCTGGCAAGTTGTTCATTCCCCACGGAAGGAGTCTGACGGTGATTCCCTACGAGTGTCCCACCTCTTCCCTGGCCACCGCCCTGGGGAAGTTGAAGCGtgctggcagcagag ATTCCAGAGTGCCGGCCTGCATTCCCTCCTGGAGCTCTCTCCTAGATGAGAGAACGCCTTCTGACCCCATCGAATCATCCCAAAAT AAAGCAAAACCGGTCCAAGCATCCTCCGCTGGGCTAGCGGACCACGtcctggagctggtggag ACAGCGACGGTGGAGGCGAtacagagggaggtggaggcccTCCTCTCCCGTGTGGACCCCCAGGACCTCCATCCGTGGCTAGGTCAGCTGGCCTGCAGCCTTGTGTCCCGGAGCTCCACCGACCCCCCCTTCTACCCGGCCAGCGTTCTGGCCGCGCTAGTCCGCACTGGCTCCCTCTGTCACAG CGTGTGCcccgagctgctgctgctggccctggaGAAGAGGGACTACCTCCTGGCTCAGCTCTGCCTGCAGGCCTTCCCAGACGTCCCTGAGAACATCACCTGCTGCTGCCTCAAAACCTTTCTCAG CGCCCCCGAGGCTGAGGTGCAGACCGCCTGCCTGGAGCCCAGCAGCCTGTCCTTTATGGAGACGCACTCCGCCCCTCAAAGGGGCATTGAGCGGAACGGCTTCACCTCCACGGGAGGAGGACCAGAGCCAGAGAAGCCCTCCAGCCCACCAATCCACACCTGCCCTCTAGGAGTTCACAAAGCTGTCCTTCT CAACGAGGTCATCCAGACGCCCTACAGCGACGCCTTCCTGCTCCCACATCTCAAGGACCTCTCCCCTCAACAGCTCATG CTGTTTCTCCAGTACCTGCACTTCCTCTACTTGCAGTATTCACAAGACTCGTTCAAGCAGGAGGACAAGTCAATAGCGCCCACTCTGACCCAG ATCATGGACTGGGTGTGCCTGCTGCTGGACGCCCACTTTACAGTGCTGGTGATGACCCCCGAGGCAAGAGGCCTACTGGTGAACCTCCACATCTTCGTCAGATCCCAG gtgagATTCTGCTCTGAGCTTGGGAAGCTGGAGGGAAGTCTGCAGGAGATCCAGACCCTGAGAAGGCAGAAGGAGATGGGCCAGTACTGCATCCAGGTCATCAAGATCTTCTAG